CAAAATGTTGTGCAGCAAGTCGTGGCTATGCCCGCAGTATTCGCCGTTAATTTTGTTGTAAGCGCTCATCAAAGAATCAACGCCAGCATCTACCAGTGATTTGAAATGCGGCAGATAGATTTCGTGTAGCGTTTGTTCGTCAATCACAACATCCAGATAAAAACGCGAGTTTTCGATGCTGTTCACGGCAAAGTGTTTTGCGCAAACCATCATGCCCTGTGATTGCACGCCACGCATCAAAGCTGTACCCATCGCGTCGAGGTGAAAACTGTCTTCGCCGTAAGTTTCTTGTGCGCGCCCCCAGGCGGGGTGGCGCAATAAATTAACGCATAAGCCAGCAAAATAATTAGCGCCGCTAGCACGCGCTTCTCGCCCAATCGCTGCGCCAATTTCTTGTTCTAAAGCAGTATCAAAACTGGCGCCACGCGTCATGGCAGCAGGAAAACAAGTGGCATTGCCGATTACAACACCGCGCGGTCCGTCGGTAAAAGAAAGCGGCGGGATGTGTAATCGAGCGTTTTCTCCTGAATACATATTGGGGAAGCGTTTGAGTAAAAAAACAAAAAAGCCCAATTTCAGTAGAGAAAAGTTGCCGCCATCGCCAGACATCTGCGCAATTTTTTCTGGCAGAGACATTTCACGCAATAATTTTTCAACAGTTTGTTCGATTTGTTGTGGTGTCATCTGACGCGGCCAATGCGCCGCGTACGCGTCTAAATCTGTGCGAGCAAACAGTGAACGAACCATTTGCCACCAGCGCATCAGAATTTTCGCTCGATGATGTAATGCGCCAACTCGCGCAGATGTTCTGCTTTATCGCCAAAAATGGATAAAGCCGAAATCGCTTCTTGATAAAGCGCTTGTGCGTGCTGCTTGGCTTGCTCAAGACCGAGCAGGCCAGGGTAGGTGGATTTATTCAGCGCAAGATCTGCACCTTGTTGTTTGCCGAGTTGTTCGGTGCTGCTTTCAATATCGAGAATATCGTCTTGTACTTGAAATGCGAGGCCGATGGCATTGGCGTAAGTATTTAATGCATCCAATTGTTCGTTGTTTGCACCAACGGATAATGCGCCACAGCGCACGCTGGCGCGAATCAATGCGCCTGTTTTATGTTGATGCAGTGCTTTTAATTCTTCTAATGTGATTTGACGGTTTTCTGCGGCTAAATCCATCGCTTGACCTGCCACCATGCCTGCTGCGCCAGAGGCTTGTGCCAGTGTTTGTATCAACGCACAACGCACTTCAGCCGATAAATTGGCGCTGGCTAAACATTCAAACGCGAGTGTTTGCAGTGCATCACCGGCGAGTATGGCGGTGGCTTCATCAAAAGCGATATGACAAGTCGCCTGCCCGCGACGCAATGCATCATCGTCCATCGACGGTAAATCGTCGTGTACTAAAGAGTAAGCGTGAATACACTCCAACGCGCAGGCGATGTTGTCAGTGAAATGTGGCGCGTCGCCAACAATGCTTTGCGCTGCCGCATAAACCAGCGTGGCGCGCACGCGTTTGCCGCCGTTCAGTGCGCTGTAGCGCATGGCCTGTTTGAGTAGCAGAGCGGGTTCTGTTGCAGAGGGGAGTGAGTGGTCGAGCGCAGTGGTGACGCGCTGCTGGCAGTGTTGTAAAAACTGCTGGAAAGAAGTTGTTGTCATCGTGTGAAAATTAATTGTCGAATGGTTCGCTTTTCAACGAACCATTTTTTTCAATCAATAATTGCACTTTTTGTTCAGCGGCAGACAGCGTTTCTTGGCAATGCCGCGTTAATTTGATGCCGTCTTCAAAAACTTTCAGAGATTCTTCGAGGCTGAGTTCACCTTTTTCTAAACTTTCTACCAGCAGCTCTAATTTTTCGAGCGCGCTTTCAAGATTTAACTCCTCGTCATTTTTTTTCTTGCCGGCCATGGTTTTTCTCAGCTTGAGAGCAGATCAAGGTTCAAACGGTCGATAATATCCAGTGCTTTGCCGCCACCTTTTGCCACACAAGACAGTGGGTCTTCTGCGACGATGACAGGCAAGCCTGTTTCTTCCATCAATAGTTTGTCGATGTCGCGCAGCAGTGCACCGCCACCGGTCAACACGATGCCGTTTTCTGCAATATCCGACGCCAATTCAGGTGGTGATTGTTCGAGTGCTGCTTTCACCGCTTGCACGATACCTTGCAGCGGTTCTTGCAGTGCATCCAAAATGCCGTCGCTACTCAAAGTGAATTGACGCGGCACGCCTTCAGCTAAATTGCGACCGCGCACATCAATTTCACGCACTTCATTGCTGGCAAAAGCGCAACCGATTTCTTGTTTGATGCGCTCAGCGGTGGCGTCACCAATCACAATGCCGTAATTGCGGCGCACATAAGTGATGATGGCTTCGTCAAAGCGATCACCGCCAATACGCACGGAATCGGCATAGACCACGCCATTCAAAGAAATGATGGCGATTTCTGTGGTGCCGCCGCCGATATCGACCACCATGCAGCCATTGGCTTCGCCAACATTGAGGCCTGCACCGATAGCAGCGGCCATTGGTTCATCAATCAAGCGCACTTCGCGCGCACCGGCGCCGAGTGCCGATTCACGAATCGCGCGTTTTTCGACTTCAGTGGCTTTGCATGGTACGCCGATCAATACGCGTGGGCTGGGCTTCATAAAACTGTTTTCGTGTACTTTTTTGATGAAGTGCTGCAGCATTTTTTCGGTGATTTGAAAGTCAGCAATGACGCCGTCTTTCAGTGGACGAATAGCCGTGATGTTGCCCGGTGTTCTGCCCAACATGCGTTTGGCTTCTAAGCCTACGGCTTCAACACTTTTTTGGCCGTTGTGATGGCGGATGGCGACCACGGAGGGCTCGTCGAGCACAATGCCGCGGCCGCGTGCATAAATGATGGTGTTGGCTGTGCCGAGGTCGATCGACAAGTCGGTAGAAAACATTCCACGAAATTTGTTGAGCATGGGTATCCCTGGTGAGGTGCGCGACTGAGTGCCGCAGTAAGGCGCGCAACTCTAGCAATGACGAGGGCTTTGGGCAAGGTGAAAGGCGCATTTATCACGGATTTATCCGGTGAAATATGGTATTTTGCCGACCCTTCGCGGCTACCCGTCTTGGGGTGCTTGCCGCCCAATTTTGAACCCGTATTTGGAGTATCTCGATGGTCTTTGAACGCCAACAGGTCGAGCAGCTGGCGAAGCTGGCGCGTCTCGGGCTGGATGATGCCGTGCTGGCTCGCACCACGCAGAGCTTGGGCGATGTGTTGACGCTCATCGATCAACTGCAAGCGGCGGATACCACGGGCGTGGAGCCGATGTCTCACCCGCTGGATGCCGTGCAACGCCTGCGTGCCGATGTGGTGAGCGAGCCAGATCAACGCGCTGCGTTGCAAGCTATCGCGCCTGCAGTGGCTGACGGTTTGTTCCTCGTGCCGAAAGTGATTGAGTGAGGCGAGCACGATGACAGCAATCCACAACCTCACCGTGGCGCAAATTGCGCAAGCTCTGGCAGAGAAACAATTTTCCAGCCACGAAGCGACGCAACATTTTTTAGATCGCATTGCGCAACACGATAAAAACTACAACAGCTTTATCACCGTTACCGCTGAAAAGGCACTGGCGGAAGCGGATGCTGCGGATGCACGCCGCGCCGCAGGTAACGCTGCATTTTTAACGGGCGTGCCATTTGCGCACAAAGATATTTTTTGTACACAAGGCGTGCGCACCAGTTGCGGTTCGCGCATGCTCGATAACTTTATTTCGCCTTACGATGCAACGGTGGTGGCGAAATATCGCGAGCAAGGTTTGGTGATGTTGGGTAAAACCAACATGGATGAGTTTGCGATGGGTTCATCCAACGAAACCAGTTTTTACGGCGCAGTAAAAAATCCTTGGGATGTGCAGTGCGTGCCTGGTGGTTCATCGGGTGGCAGTGCTGCCTGTGTTGCTGCGCGTTTAGCACCTGCTGCAACGGCAACGGATACCGGCGGTTCGATTCGTCAGCCCGCTGCGTTGTGCGGTATTACCGGTTTGAAACCTACTTACGGCCGCGTTTCGCGCTGGGGCATGATTGCGTTTGCCTCCAGTTTGGATCAAGCGGGGCCGATGGCGCGCACGGCGGAAGATGTCGCCTTGTTGCTCGGTGCGATGTCCGGTTTTGATGCAAAAGATTCCACTTGTTTGGATCGTGAAGTGCCGGATTACTGCGCGAGCTTAAACAACGATTTGCGTGGCTTAAAAATCGGCGTACCAAAAGAATATTTTGGCGAAGGATTGAATGCGCAAACGGCCGAGTGTGTGCAAGCGGCGCTGCGTGAATATGAAAAACTAGGCGCAACATTGGTGGAAATTTCTCTGCCGCATTCGCATCTCGCTGTGCCTGCTTACTATGTCATCGCGCCAGCAGAGTGTTCGGCCAACTTGTCGCGTTTTGATGGCGTGCGTTATGGTTATCGCTGTGAAAATCCACAAGACCTTGCTGATTTGTATTGCCGTTCGAGAGCCGAAGGTTTTGGCGAAGAAGTGAAGCGCAGAATTTTGGTTGGTACTTATGTGTTGTCTGCTGGTTTTTACGATGCCTACTATCGCAAAGCGCAACAGGCGCGCCGTTTAATCCAGCAAGATTTTGTTGATGCCTTCAAACAGGTGGATGTGATTATGGGGCCGACTTCGCCATCGCCCGCATTCCAATTTGGCTCAAAAGGTAGCGATCCTGTTGCGATGTATTTGGAAGATATTTACACCATCGCCACCAATTTGGCGGGCTTGCCTGGTATGTCGCTGCCTTGCGGTTTGGTGGATGCAAAGCCCGTCGGTTTACAAATCATTGGCAATTATTTTGATGAAGCGCGTATGCTCAATGTCGCGCATCGTTTCCAACAAGTGACGGACTGGCACACGCAACAGCCAGCGGGAGTTGCCGCATGAGTTGGGAAACGGTTATCGGTTTAGAAATCCATGTGCAGCTCGCCACGAAAACCAAAATTTTTTCTGGCAGCTCTACGGCCTTTGGCGCAGAACCCAACACGCAAGCTTGCGCGATTGATTTAGCGCTACCCGGTACGCTGCCAGTGTTAAATGAAGAAGCTGTGCGTATGGCAGTGATGTTTGGTCTGGCGATTGATGCAGAAATTCCGCATCGCTCGGTATTTGAACGCAAAAATTATTTTTATCCTGATTTGCCGAAAGGCTATCAAACCACACAGTTGGCTGAGCCGATTGTGGGTGCGGGGCATGTGGATGTCACACTGTCAGACGGCAGTGTCAAACGCGTACGCATTCACCACGCACATTTGGAAGAAGATGCTGGTAAATCACTGCATGAAGATTATGCAGGCATGAGTGGTATTGATTTGAATCGCGCGGGTACGCCGCTGATTGAAATCGTCACCGAGCCGGATATGCGCAATGCAGAAGAGGCGGTGGCGTTTGCAAAAAAATTGCACAGCATTGTCACCACTTTGGGTATTTGTGACGGTGAGATGTCGCAAGGCTCCATGCGCTTTGATGTCAATATTTCGGTGCGCAAGCTGGGTGCTGCTTTGGGTACGCGTACTGAAACCAAAAACCTCAATTCTTTCCGTTTTATGGAAGATGCGATTCGTTATGAAGTTGAACGCCAAATCGAGTTGATCGAAGACGGCGGCAAAGTTATCCAAGAAACGCGTTTGTATAACGGCGATACCAAAACAGGGCGCTCGATGCGTAGCAAAGAAGAAGCGAATGACTACCGCTATTTCCCTTGCCCTGATTTGTTGCCGGTAGTGTTGGATGATGTCTACATCAATACGCTACGCACGGCATTGCCTGAGCTGCCTGACGCGAAGCAGCAACGCTTTGTGCAGCAGTATGGTTTGTCTGATTATGATGCAGGTCAGTTGAGTGCCGAGCGCGTCACGGCCGATTTTTATGAGCAAACTGTTGCTGCTTGCGGCGATGCTAAATTGTCCGCCAACTGGGTGATGGTGGAGTTGATGGCCGTGCTCAACAAAAATAGTTTGAGTTTGGCACAGAGCCCTGTGTCTGCTGCGCAGTTGGGTGGTTTGATTGCGCGCATCAAAGACGGCACGATTTCCGGAAAAATTGCCAAGCAAGTGTTTGAGTTGTTGTGGAATAGCGGCGGCACTGCTGACGAAATCATCGAGCGTGAAGGTTTGAAGCAAGTTTCAGACAGCGGGGCGATTGAAAAGATTGTTGATGACATCATCGCTAACAATCCGCTGCAAGTGGAAAACTATCGCGGTGCTGCCGAAGATAAGCGCCCGAAAATGTTGGGCTTCTTTGTCGGGCAGGTGATGAAAGTGTCGCAAGGCAAAGCCAATCCGCAACAAGTGAATGAAATTCTTTTGAAAAAGCTGCAAGGCTGAGAGGCAGTAGTGCAATGAGCGAAGAAGTTGTTGTAGTAAAGAAAAAAGACAAAAAAATTGTCGAGAATGAGCATCGTACCGATGAGCAACTGCGTGTGTTTTTAGATGTATTGCCGCCAGCAGGTGTTAACGCAGACTTTCATGTGTTGCACAGTGCGTATAAAAGTATGAAGCCTGATGAGTTTGAGCGATTCGTTGGCTTTTTTCGTGAAGCAGGCAAAGATATTGAAGCAAAAAATACGGATGGAGAAACGGTTCGTGACATGATTAAAACGCACCGTCACGGTGATGAGTATTTGCCTTTTCTGTAAAGAAAATTGATGGAATAAAAGGTATAAAAAAACCGGCACTGCCGGTTTTTATACCTACCGTTGAGATTACTTAGCGGCGAGTGAAGACGTGGCATATCGTCGCTGGGTTTTGGCAGCGGGAAAGTCTGCATATATACATCTTCTGTTTTGTGACGCGATTCGAAATCGTAGCGCTTCATGAACTTGAACAGGAAGTTTCTGTACTCCATCTGTGCAAAGTGCATGCCGATACATTTGTGTGCGCCGCCACCGAAAGGATGGAATTGGAAGGCGTGTTTTTTATGTTCGGCGCGCTCTGGTGAGAAACGCTCTGGATCGAATTTGAATGGGCTGGTCCAGTATTCTTCCATCCAATGGGTAAAGCGCGGCAGAGTAAGAACCATAGTGTTGGCTGGAACACGATGACCTGCCATTTCACACTCGCGAATGGTGCGGCGAGGTACAGAAGGCACAGAAGGGCGAATGCGCTGTACTTCGTTGAATACCATCTGCATGTAAGGCAGTTTTTCTTGGTCTTCCCACAACAAACCATCAAGCTCGATGGAGTCGATTTCTTCTTGCAGTTTTTTCTTGATTTCAGGATGGCGTGCAAGATAGTAAATCGTATGTGTGATGGCGGCGGTCGTGGTGTCGTGCGCTGCAAACATCAAGAAGATGGCTTGGTTGGTGACTTCTTCCGCTGAGAAATAATCACCATTTTCGTCAGTAGAGCGGCTGAAAATACTCAGCATGTCCAAGCTATCGCCACGGCGTTTTTCGTCGATCATTGGACGGAAAAAACCTTGTAAGCGTTTTTTGCCCTGCATGCCGGTGTGATAAACAAAGCCGGGGAAATTGACGGGGAATAAATACATCAAGCCGCGAGTGGCATCAATGAACGCGTTGTTCAAGTATTTAACGCGATCACCTTTGTAATCCGTTTCGCCAGCAAAAATTTCTGCAGCAACAATCAACAGCAATTCTTTGATGTAAGTGAAAAACGGAATGGTTTTGCCTGCGTCGGCTTCCCATTCGTTTAACGCGCGATCATAGATGCGGTTAATTTCGCGTGTGTAGTGTTGCAATGCATCATTTTTGAATGCGTTTTGTACGATACGGCGCTGGTGTTTGTGATGATCGAAGTCTTCCATGATGAGGCTGCCCTCGAAGAACTTCTGTACGCGATCACCAAAACCCATTTTGGAAGAAAAGTTGCGTTCGGTATCCAGCAGTACTTGTTGCGCTAGGTCTGGACCCATCGCCAACACAGCGCGCATACCCACAGTGGAAACGCGCTGCAGCAAACCGTATTTTTTATAGCGTTCTTGCGCCCAAATAAAAGGATCTTTGACATAGTCAACGGTGTGACCCAGCACCGGCCAGCCGTAGTCGCCAGGGATATGATCCAAGTCTTTGCAGTTAGGCTGATGGATGTAATCGCCGTAAGGTTCAATAACTTTTGCCATGTTTCTACTCCTCATAGATGGCGAGCATCATAAGGAGTGACTAGCGAGCAACCAATCCGATATTCGTCGGATGCCGAGCGCACCAGAGCGGTGCGCTGATCGCCTTGGCGAGAAGGTTTAGCGACGGCGCATCAGAATAGGCATGTCGTCGTCTGGCTTCGGCAGCGGGAAGGTCTGCATATAGACATCCTGCTTCGCGTGGCGCGATTCAAAGTCAAAGCGCTTGAGAAACTTGAATAGGAAGTTGCGGTACTCCATCTGCGCGAAGTGCATGCCGATACATTTGTGCGCGCCACCACCAAAGGGGAAGAACTGGAAGGCGTGCTTCTTATGTTCTGCGCGCTCAGGCGAGAAACGCTCTGGGTCAAATTGGGCAGGGTTAGTCCAGTATTCTTCCATCCAGTGTGTGAAACGCGGCATCACAAATACCATGGTGTGTGCAGGGATTTTATGCCCCGCCATTTCGCACTCGCGAATGGTGCGGCGCGGCACGAGTGGTACAGAAGGGCGGATACGCTGTGTTTCATTGAACACCATCTGCATGTAAGGCAGTTTTTCTTGGTCTTCCCAGAGCAGGCCATCCAAATCCACCGAGTCGATCTCTTTCATCAACTTCTCTTTGACTTCTGGATTGCGTGCGAGGTAATAGATAGTGTGCGTGATGGCTGCTGTGGTGGTGTCGTGCGCGGCAAACATCAGGAAGATGGCTTGATTGGTGACTTCCTCAGCAGAGAAGTATTCGCCGTTTTCGTCTTTTTCGCGGCTGAACAAACTCAGCATGTCTTTGCCGTCGCCACGGCGCTTATCGTCGATCATCGAACCAAAAAACTGCTTCAAGAAATTTTTACCTTGAATGCCACGGTGGTAGGTCGTGCCTGGAATATCCCAGGGTACGAGGTACATCACACCGTTCACGGCATCGAGAAACGCTTTGTTTAACTGCCGAACACGCTCGCCTTTGTAATCGGTTTCCCCGGCAAAAATTTCAGCGGCAACCACCAATAACAAATCTTTGATATACATAAAAAATGGAATGGTTTTGCCGACATCTGCATCCCACTCATCCAATGCGCGATCGTAAATGCGGTTGATTTCGCGCGTGTAGTGTTGCAGCGCATCGTTCTTAAAGGCGTTTTGCACGATGCGGCGCTGGTGTTTGTGGTGCTCAAAATCTTCCATGATCAAGCTGCCTTCAAAGAAGGTTTGCAGCCGCGTATGGAAACCCATTTTAGAGGAGAAATTGCGATCCATATCCAGCATGACTTGCTGCGCGAGATCGGGCCCCAACGCGAGCAAGCCGCGCACGCCCGTCGTTTGTACGCGTTGCAGCAGGCCAAATTGTTTATAGCGTTCTTGCGTCCAAATCAGAGGGTCTTTCAGATAGCTGAAAGTGTGACCGATCAACGGCAAGCCGTAGTCGCCGGGGATGTGGTCGAGCTCGGTTGCATTGGGTTGATTGATGTAATCGCCGTAAGGTGAAATCACTTTAGCCATGAAAGTACGCCCTGTTTTTAGAGGTAGAAAGAATGGATGTGTGGAAAACATCTCCATTCTAGGCGCGGGGTTCTGGCAGAAAGATGTGCTAGGTCAAAGAGTGGTTAATTTGCTGTTTGATCAATATCAAGGAAGCTCGCCTAGCTCGCGTAGGGTTTGGCGCATCAAATCCAATTCCACCATGCGCGCTTGGTGCGTGAATTTTTTATTCCACTGTGCGTAGCGTTGTTCAAATTCAGCCAGTGGATATTCCGCCTCTTTGACGCCGATACCAACAATCGTCTGTGGAAAATAATCGGGGCCGTACCAACCCACATGCGTTTGACGAAAAGGTTTCAGTAGCGAGCGAAACGCATCGGGTGTGTAACGCCAAAAATCATTCGGTGTTTCGTGGATGAAGTAATCCAACACGGAACTCATCACCAACAGTCCGCCCGGTTTGAGTATGCGATACACCTCGGACACGGCTTGGTGCGGATATTCCACATGCTCCAGTGTGTCCATCAAAAATACTGTACCGGCAGTGTTGTCGGGTAAATCAATGTTGTGCAGATTGAGGATTTTGTCCACGCCAGGGCCTGCGCGCATATCGCAGCCGACAAAAGTTTTTCCTGCAAACAGCGGTCGCAAATCGGTGTCTTGTTCGATATTTTCAACTTGATATGAACCGAATTCGTAGATGGGTTCTGCGATGGGGAGGGTGTCCATCACGATGCCGATATATTTCCAGAGTGACTTACGCATTTAAGCTCCAAGAAAGGCTGTAACGATTTGCTCAATGCGCGCACGAATGGTTTGGCTTTCATTGGCGAGATGGTGATTGGCTTCTGCTAAATAGTGTACTTGTGTGAGAGGCATTTTTTTTTGTATGGCAGGAATGTTATAGCGCCAATCAACGGTTGTGTCGTTTTGACCCTGCAAAATCAAAGTGGGTATTTTAATAGCTGTTTGTTTTGGAAATCGCTCTAGCCAATTTTTCATCGCACCCACCCAGGCCACGGTGAGAAAGCGCGGCTGCAACGGGTCTTCGTGGTGGCAAAACTGGAGAAACTTTTTATCGCTGGAATTGTTTTTGAATTTTCTAGGGATAAATTGCACGAAATGGCGCAGGGCGAGATAGGACGGATTGCCTAGCGTTATCCAGTGATCCGGTCGCAATAGCGGAGAAAATAAAATCATTTTTTCGATGGTGTTTTGAAATCCCACCATGTGAAAGTTCATCCAGGCCGCGCAGCCTGTGCTCTGCCCAAAGCCTAAGGTGACGGGCGGCAATTTCCCCGCTGTACTGGCGCTGAGAATGGCGTGAATCGCTTGCCCGTATTCATCGAAATCGTGAATCACGGCGC
This is a stretch of genomic DNA from Pseudomonadales bacterium. It encodes these proteins:
- the ispA gene encoding (2E,6E)-farnesyl diphosphate synthase, coding for MTTTSFQQFLQHCQQRVTTALDHSLPSATEPALLLKQAMRYSALNGGKRVRATLVYAAAQSIVGDAPHFTDNIACALECIHAYSLVHDDLPSMDDDALRRGQATCHIAFDEATAILAGDALQTLAFECLASANLSAEVRCALIQTLAQASGAAGMVAGQAMDLAAENRQITLEELKALHQHKTGALIRASVRCGALSVGANNEQLDALNTYANAIGLAFQVQDDILDIESSTEQLGKQQGADLALNKSTYPGLLGLEQAKQHAQALYQEAISALSIFGDKAEHLRELAHYIIERKF
- a CDS encoding exodeoxyribonuclease VII small subunit → MAGKKKNDEELNLESALEKLELLVESLEKGELSLEESLKVFEDGIKLTRHCQETLSAAEQKVQLLIEKNGSLKSEPFDN
- a CDS encoding rod shape-determining protein, with translation MLNKFRGMFSTDLSIDLGTANTIIYARGRGIVLDEPSVVAIRHHNGQKSVEAVGLEAKRMLGRTPGNITAIRPLKDGVIADFQITEKMLQHFIKKVHENSFMKPSPRVLIGVPCKATEVEKRAIRESALGAGAREVRLIDEPMAAAIGAGLNVGEANGCMVVDIGGGTTEIAIISLNGVVYADSVRIGGDRFDEAIITYVRRNYGIVIGDATAERIKQEIGCAFASNEVREIDVRGRNLAEGVPRQFTLSSDGILDALQEPLQGIVQAVKAALEQSPPELASDIAENGIVLTGGGALLRDIDKLLMEETGLPVIVAEDPLSCVAKGGGKALDIIDRLNLDLLSS
- the gatC gene encoding Asp-tRNA(Asn)/Glu-tRNA(Gln) amidotransferase subunit GatC; this translates as MVFERQQVEQLAKLARLGLDDAVLARTTQSLGDVLTLIDQLQAADTTGVEPMSHPLDAVQRLRADVVSEPDQRAALQAIAPAVADGLFLVPKVIE
- the gatA gene encoding Asp-tRNA(Asn)/Glu-tRNA(Gln) amidotransferase subunit GatA, whose translation is MHNLTVAQIAQALAEKQFSSHEATQHFLDRIAQHDKNYNSFITVTAEKALAEADAADARRAAGNAAFLTGVPFAHKDIFCTQGVRTSCGSRMLDNFISPYDATVVAKYREQGLVMLGKTNMDEFAMGSSNETSFYGAVKNPWDVQCVPGGSSGGSAACVAARLAPAATATDTGGSIRQPAALCGITGLKPTYGRVSRWGMIAFASSLDQAGPMARTAEDVALLLGAMSGFDAKDSTCLDREVPDYCASLNNDLRGLKIGVPKEYFGEGLNAQTAECVQAALREYEKLGATLVEISLPHSHLAVPAYYVIAPAECSANLSRFDGVRYGYRCENPQDLADLYCRSRAEGFGEEVKRRILVGTYVLSAGFYDAYYRKAQQARRLIQQDFVDAFKQVDVIMGPTSPSPAFQFGSKGSDPVAMYLEDIYTIATNLAGLPGMSLPCGLVDAKPVGLQIIGNYFDEARMLNVAHRFQQVTDWHTQQPAGVAA
- the gatB gene encoding Asp-tRNA(Asn)/Glu-tRNA(Gln) amidotransferase subunit GatB yields the protein MSWETVIGLEIHVQLATKTKIFSGSSTAFGAEPNTQACAIDLALPGTLPVLNEEAVRMAVMFGLAIDAEIPHRSVFERKNYFYPDLPKGYQTTQLAEPIVGAGHVDVTLSDGSVKRVRIHHAHLEEDAGKSLHEDYAGMSGIDLNRAGTPLIEIVTEPDMRNAEEAVAFAKKLHSIVTTLGICDGEMSQGSMRFDVNISVRKLGAALGTRTETKNLNSFRFMEDAIRYEVERQIELIEDGGKVIQETRLYNGDTKTGRSMRSKEEANDYRYFPCPDLLPVVLDDVYINTLRTALPELPDAKQQRFVQQYGLSDYDAGQLSAERVTADFYEQTVAACGDAKLSANWVMVELMAVLNKNSLSLAQSPVSAAQLGGLIARIKDGTISGKIAKQVFELLWNSGGTADEIIEREGLKQVSDSGAIEKIVDDIIANNPLQVENYRGAAEDKRPKMLGFFVGQVMKVSQGKANPQQVNEILLKKLQG
- a CDS encoding PA4642 family protein; translated protein: MSEEVVVVKKKDKKIVENEHRTDEQLRVFLDVLPPAGVNADFHVLHSAYKSMKPDEFERFVGFFREAGKDIEAKNTDGETVRDMIKTHRHGDEYLPFL
- a CDS encoding cytochrome P450; its protein translation is MAKVIEPYGDYIHQPNCKDLDHIPGDYGWPVLGHTVDYVKDPFIWAQERYKKYGLLQRVSTVGMRAVLAMGPDLAQQVLLDTERNFSSKMGFGDRVQKFFEGSLIMEDFDHHKHQRRIVQNAFKNDALQHYTREINRIYDRALNEWEADAGKTIPFFTYIKELLLIVAAEIFAGETDYKGDRVKYLNNAFIDATRGLMYLFPVNFPGFVYHTGMQGKKRLQGFFRPMIDEKRRGDSLDMLSIFSRSTDENGDYFSAEEVTNQAIFLMFAAHDTTTAAITHTIYYLARHPEIKKKLQEEIDSIELDGLLWEDQEKLPYMQMVFNEVQRIRPSVPSVPRRTIRECEMAGHRVPANTMVLTLPRFTHWMEEYWTSPFKFDPERFSPERAEHKKHAFQFHPFGGGAHKCIGMHFAQMEYRNFLFKFMKRYDFESRHKTEDVYMQTFPLPKPSDDMPRLHSPLSNLNGRYKNRQCRFFYTFYSINFLYRKGKYSSP
- a CDS encoding cytochrome P450; the encoded protein is MAKVISPYGDYINQPNATELDHIPGDYGLPLIGHTFSYLKDPLIWTQERYKQFGLLQRVQTTGVRGLLALGPDLAQQVMLDMDRNFSSKMGFHTRLQTFFEGSLIMEDFEHHKHQRRIVQNAFKNDALQHYTREINRIYDRALDEWDADVGKTIPFFMYIKDLLLVVAAEIFAGETDYKGERVRQLNKAFLDAVNGVMYLVPWDIPGTTYHRGIQGKNFLKQFFGSMIDDKRRGDGKDMLSLFSREKDENGEYFSAEEVTNQAIFLMFAAHDTTTAAITHTIYYLARNPEVKEKLMKEIDSVDLDGLLWEDQEKLPYMQMVFNETQRIRPSVPLVPRRTIRECEMAGHKIPAHTMVFVMPRFTHWMEEYWTNPAQFDPERFSPERAEHKKHAFQFFPFGGGAHKCIGMHFAQMEYRNFLFKFLKRFDFESRHAKQDVYMQTFPLPKPDDDMPILMRRR
- a CDS encoding methyltransferase domain-containing protein, producing MRKSLWKYIGIVMDTLPIAEPIYEFGSYQVENIEQDTDLRPLFAGKTFVGCDMRAGPGVDKILNLHNIDLPDNTAGTVFLMDTLEHVEYPHQAVSEVYRILKPGGLLVMSSVLDYFIHETPNDFWRYTPDAFRSLLKPFRQTHVGWYGPDYFPQTIVGIGVKEAEYPLAEFEQRYAQWNKKFTHQARMVELDLMRQTLRELGELP
- a CDS encoding alpha/beta hydrolase is translated as MPSFLSLNTALRPLCFNPALDTEPSGIDAYLGFYQLEALTAQHRIGTINSSEYRLAVQYWLPENAQHTTLIAHGYFDHVGLYRHVIRFLLENNYAVIAFDLPGHGLSSGARAVIHDFDEYGQAIHAILSASTAGKLPPVTLGFGQSTGCAAWMNFHMVGFQNTIEKMILFSPLLRPDHWITLGNPSYLALRHFVQFIPRKFKNNSSDKKFLQFCHHEDPLQPRFLTVAWVGAMKNWLERFPKQTAIKIPTLILQGQNDTTVDWRYNIPAIQKKMPLTQVHYLAEANHHLANESQTIRARIEQIVTAFLGA